From Mesoaciditoga lauensis cd-1655R = DSM 25116, a single genomic window includes:
- the dut gene encoding dUTP diphosphatase, translating into MNTTEKEYPEVKTNKMLFHKHYTDAGWDLESIEDVIVPAQEFTPMIHTGVKVAIPEGYFGLVKERSSMAAKGIFVMGGVIDSGYRGEIMVNLANIGGYDYEIQSGDRIAQLIILPCSAVMVKDELPDSNRGEDGFGSTGR; encoded by the coding sequence ATGAACACAACTGAAAAAGAATATCCAGAGGTAAAAACGAATAAGATGCTTTTTCATAAACACTACACAGACGCTGGATGGGATTTAGAAAGCATCGAAGATGTAATAGTACCGGCTCAAGAATTCACACCCATGATCCATACTGGTGTAAAAGTTGCAATCCCAGAAGGCTATTTTGGACTTGTCAAAGAACGTTCTTCAATGGCGGCAAAGGGGATTTTTGTAATGGGTGGGGTTATAGATTCAGGATATAGAGGAGAAATCATGGTGAATTTGGCGAATATAGGCGGCTACGATTACGAAATTCAGTCCGGAGATAGGATAGCTCAGTTGATAATTCTTCCGTGTTCAGCCGTGATGGTGAAAGATGAGTTGCCGGACTCCAACCGTGGAGAAGATGGTTTTGGGAGCACTGGGAGATGA
- a CDS encoding ATP-binding protein, giving the protein MKLNSTRAQRAQDSQKKISQRRFTTPREMLDNCLEKCPGPYECPYGGVLIFESSPTEQPIPIVCPRYQSWLKQVELEHKLREIVPDNLADKSFENFMIRSASSGEALKLMKKYVKARAWEQGANILITGPYGAGKTHLAIATIRKAIEVGDTAALVLAVDLLHGGFQAIDERFEALRGVDLLVIDDLTTEFENKYFLQRAFELIEHRYRQKRGTVFTTNLPMRDFMNALGSKMFSRLYESLLTIEIKDVDDYRKTLRDKNLEWLKEE; this is encoded by the coding sequence ATGAAGCTGAACTCTACAAGAGCCCAGCGGGCACAGGATTCACAGAAGAAGATCTCGCAAAGACGCTTTACCACTCCAAGGGAGATGTTGGATAACTGTCTTGAAAAGTGTCCGGGGCCTTACGAGTGCCCATATGGCGGTGTTCTTATATTTGAATCAAGCCCGACTGAGCAACCAATTCCCATAGTTTGTCCAAGATATCAATCGTGGCTGAAACAGGTTGAATTAGAGCACAAATTGAGAGAAATTGTACCAGATAATTTGGCAGATAAAAGCTTTGAAAATTTCATGATACGAAGCGCAAGCAGCGGAGAAGCGCTTAAACTGATGAAAAAATATGTCAAAGCACGTGCATGGGAACAGGGTGCGAACATCTTGATAACGGGCCCTTATGGAGCTGGTAAGACTCATTTAGCGATTGCGACCATACGAAAAGCGATAGAAGTCGGAGATACAGCGGCGCTTGTTTTGGCGGTTGATTTGCTCCATGGCGGTTTTCAAGCCATTGATGAGCGCTTCGAAGCCTTGCGTGGGGTGGATTTATTGGTGATTGATGATCTTACTACAGAGTTTGAGAATAAATATTTTCTCCAACGTGCTTTTGAATTGATCGAACATCGTTATCGGCAAAAGAGAGGAACAGTTTTCACAACAAACTTACCCATGAGAGACTTCATGAATGCGTTAGGAAGCAAAATGTTCTCAAGGTTGTATGAAAGCTTACTAACCATTGAAATCAAAGATGTAGACGATTACCGAAAAACGTTGAGAGACAAAAACCTTGAATGGTTAAAGGAGGAATGA
- the recT gene encoding recombination protein RecT, whose protein sequence is MSTTSEVKNKLSAKAKQGIKPSPYKTIQDLLKRMQPEIQKALPKHMDADRIARIALTEMRKNPKLLQASQASLLGAIMTAAQLGLEPGVLGHAYLIPYYNRKTNSTEVQFQIGYKGLLDLVRRSGEIQNIDVHEVCDNDEFEYEYGLEPKLRHKPALKDRGKAYAYYAVAKFKDGQYSFLVMSKEDVEKIRSRSKSPNSGPWVTDYDAMAKKTVIKQLCKYLPMSIEVQKAIAADETTKQEIREDMVEEVPDETDWIDTDYQEIPPDESEEEVSPSESVTHIKQLYKKLEEYDENKKKETIEMIKAKYSVKSLALLSEEQAKEILTSLS, encoded by the coding sequence ATGTCAACAACAAGTGAGGTTAAGAATAAATTGTCTGCAAAGGCAAAACAAGGAATAAAACCAAGCCCGTATAAAACAATCCAGGACTTGCTGAAAAGAATGCAACCAGAAATCCAGAAAGCATTACCGAAGCATATGGATGCAGATAGAATAGCGAGAATTGCTTTAACTGAAATGAGAAAGAATCCAAAGCTCCTTCAAGCATCTCAAGCTTCGCTTCTCGGAGCCATAATGACGGCGGCACAACTTGGCTTGGAGCCTGGAGTTTTAGGTCACGCTTACTTAATTCCTTATTACAACAGAAAAACCAATTCAACAGAGGTTCAGTTTCAAATAGGATACAAAGGCCTTCTTGATCTCGTTAGACGTTCTGGAGAAATTCAGAACATAGACGTGCATGAGGTTTGTGATAACGATGAGTTTGAATACGAATACGGGCTTGAGCCAAAGCTTCGACACAAACCAGCTCTTAAAGATAGAGGAAAAGCATATGCGTATTACGCCGTTGCAAAATTCAAGGATGGCCAATATTCTTTCTTGGTTATGTCAAAGGAAGATGTTGAAAAGATAAGAAGTCGCTCTAAATCCCCCAACTCTGGGCCTTGGGTTACGGATTACGATGCTATGGCAAAGAAAACGGTGATAAAGCAACTTTGCAAATATCTTCCGATGAGCATCGAAGTTCAAAAAGCAATTGCGGCGGATGAAACCACCAAGCAGGAAATAAGAGAAGACATGGTGGAAGAAGTACCGGATGAGACCGACTGGATAGATACAGATTACCAGGAAATTCCTCCGGATGAAAGCGAAGAAGAAGTTTCACCATCTGAATCCGTTACCCATATAAAACAGCTTTATAAGAAACTCGAAGAATACGATGAGAACAAAAAGAAAGAAACCATTGAAATGATAAAAGCCAAATACAGCGTGAAATCCCTTGCCCTTTTGAGCGAAGAACAGGCAAAAGAAATATTGACCAGTCTCAGCTGA
- a CDS encoding YqaJ viral recombinase family protein, producing the protein MRIDTKSMSYEEWKETRRKGIGGSDAAAIAGLNRFKSPLAVYLEKIGEIKKDVNNEYTYWGNILEDLVAKEFEKRTGKRVHRVNAILIHPEYDFMIANIDRKVVGENAILECKTTSAYNAKEWKDDEIPQEYIIQVQHYMAVTNTDYAYIAVLIGGNKFVWKKVERDEELIQNLIKIEKEFWDCVESKTPPDIDGSKNSTEILNILYPSSTTDDILSLPGEANKLIEERNALVEQIKQLDEMKTEKENRIKALLGEHESGRTDKYFVSWKQVKTKRFDSKTFKKEHSDLYEQYAKESSYRRLTIKEGM; encoded by the coding sequence ATGAGAATTGATACGAAGAGCATGAGTTACGAGGAATGGAAAGAAACGAGAAGAAAAGGCATAGGTGGTTCTGATGCGGCGGCCATAGCGGGATTAAACCGCTTTAAGTCCCCGCTCGCGGTTTATCTTGAAAAGATAGGTGAAATCAAGAAAGATGTTAATAACGAATACACATATTGGGGAAACATTCTTGAGGATCTCGTTGCTAAAGAATTTGAGAAAAGAACAGGCAAACGTGTGCATAGAGTTAATGCAATTCTCATTCATCCTGAATATGATTTCATGATCGCAAACATAGATAGGAAAGTAGTTGGAGAAAATGCCATTCTGGAGTGTAAAACCACGTCAGCCTACAACGCCAAAGAATGGAAGGATGACGAAATCCCTCAAGAGTATATCATTCAAGTTCAACACTACATGGCGGTTACGAACACCGACTATGCATACATAGCGGTTTTGATTGGTGGAAACAAATTTGTTTGGAAAAAGGTGGAAAGAGATGAGGAACTCATTCAGAATCTTATCAAAATTGAGAAAGAATTCTGGGATTGTGTTGAATCAAAAACGCCTCCAGATATAGATGGTTCAAAAAATTCAACGGAGATACTCAATATTTTGTATCCATCTTCTACAACGGATGATATTCTTTCTCTTCCAGGCGAAGCAAATAAACTCATTGAGGAAAGAAATGCCCTTGTAGAACAGATTAAGCAATTGGATGAGATGAAAACTGAGAAAGAAAACAGAATAAAGGCTCTTTTGGGAGAACACGAAAGTGGAAGAACAGATAAATACTTCGTTTCTTGGAAACAAGTAAAAACTAAGAGATTCGATTCTAAAACTTTCAAGAAAGAACATTCTGATTTATACGAACAATATGCGAAAGAGTCTTCCTATAGAAGACTCACAATTAAGGAGGGGATGTAA
- a CDS encoding ParB N-terminal domain-containing protein, which yields MAVLAIEIDKVDFDESFWPRFHENREAIEQYADTLSSGQVLPAIIVKKKPNGRYLLIDGYHRLQANKSLGYKKIEADIEEMTDFEARALPVSLNAGHGVFLSNREKKEYILKQIKKGDDLKKWAEMAKVPLRTIRYWTEDLRKKWDEEDRQKIVELRQQGKTQQEIAEEVKIPQRTVSHILNDDFSQNGKVAEMAKTSQSEPSEPEIIEVPTTQKPSLMAQAIEEVKNDPEAIRENERIQLENCILDLGKVLVSLRPLLPKAINDPFDWNEDSINIFGMVIEDFERTEPLLKMFFSTLKGKAVKKVDNTF from the coding sequence ATGGCAGTTCTTGCAATAGAGATCGACAAGGTAGATTTCGACGAATCTTTTTGGCCCCGTTTCCACGAAAACAGGGAAGCCATTGAGCAGTACGCTGATACGCTTTCAAGCGGCCAAGTACTACCGGCAATCATCGTTAAAAAGAAACCAAACGGCAGATATCTCCTAATAGATGGATATCACAGATTACAAGCCAATAAGTCCCTTGGATACAAAAAGATCGAAGCGGACATTGAGGAAATGACTGACTTTGAAGCACGTGCGTTGCCGGTTTCCCTTAATGCGGGCCACGGCGTTTTTCTTTCAAACAGAGAAAAGAAAGAGTACATCCTAAAGCAAATTAAAAAAGGCGATGACCTCAAGAAATGGGCTGAGATGGCAAAAGTACCTTTGAGAACCATTCGTTATTGGACGGAAGATTTGAGAAAAAAATGGGACGAGGAAGACAGGCAAAAGATAGTAGAACTTCGCCAACAAGGGAAAACACAACAAGAAATTGCAGAAGAAGTGAAAATTCCTCAGCGAACAGTGTCCCATATTCTCAATGATGATTTTAGCCAAAACGGCAAAGTTGCCGAAATGGCTAAAACTTCTCAAAGCGAACCATCTGAGCCAGAAATCATCGAGGTGCCCACAACCCAAAAACCTTCCTTAATGGCTCAAGCAATAGAAGAAGTTAAAAACGATCCAGAAGCGATTAGGGAAAACGAAAGGATTCAATTGGAGAATTGCATTCTTGATTTAGGAAAAGTTCTGGTATCTCTTAGGCCGTTATTACCGAAGGCGATCAACGATCCATTTGATTGGAACGAAGATAGCATAAACATTTTTGGCATGGTCATTGAGGATTTTGAAAGAACCGAGCCCCTTCTAAAGATGTTTTTCTCCACTTTAAAAGGAAAGGCGGTGAAAAAAGTTGACAACACGTTCTGA
- a CDS encoding helix-turn-helix transcriptional regulator, producing MNKLKVMRKQRNLTVEEVAKAIGITQPALSMIENGHRNPSMNVAFKLADFFNVKVEDLFPQSKDSTKKKTPAGV from the coding sequence ATGAATAAACTAAAAGTTATGAGAAAACAACGAAATTTGACGGTTGAAGAAGTGGCCAAAGCTATTGGTATTACACAACCTGCTCTTTCAATGATTGAAAACGGACATCGCAATCCCTCCATGAACGTTGCTTTCAAGCTTGCCGACTTTTTCAACGTAAAAGTTGAGGATTTGTTTCCTCAATCAAAGGATAGCACGAAAAAGAAAACCCCCGCTGGGGTGTAA
- a CDS encoding XRE family transcriptional regulator: protein MLVDKRVIGERIKKLRASKKLKVRELADMLGITQPALSMIEAGRRGISIEIARKLSDIFNVSIDYILGNTDDPTPPKKIEDKVKLSGGSSTFSFEKIQLKPIPVYDGASAGKIGMFPNENEIVEYATIPVDSPGKYGVIVHGNSMEPEISDGDIVIVDAEQDVPNGKKAVVCVDGGILVKVLYRQNGTATLVSLNPKYPPIIIKSSEIPSYILGKVILIIKKVK from the coding sequence ATGTTGGTAGATAAAAGAGTGATTGGTGAAAGAATAAAAAAATTAAGAGCTTCTAAAAAGCTTAAAGTTAGAGAACTTGCAGATATGTTAGGAATTACTCAACCCGCTTTGTCGATGATAGAAGCTGGGAGGCGTGGCATTTCTATTGAAATTGCGAGAAAACTCTCAGACATATTCAATGTCTCTATTGATTACATACTCGGCAACACAGACGATCCCACTCCTCCCAAAAAGATAGAAGACAAAGTGAAACTTTCCGGAGGAAGCTCGACCTTTTCTTTTGAAAAAATCCAACTCAAACCCATTCCTGTATACGACGGTGCTTCTGCTGGGAAAATAGGAATGTTTCCAAATGAAAATGAGATTGTTGAATATGCAACTATTCCCGTAGATTCACCAGGGAAATATGGTGTAATAGTCCATGGAAACTCTATGGAACCCGAAATATCTGATGGAGATATCGTTATTGTAGATGCAGAACAAGATGTTCCTAACGGGAAAAAAGCGGTTGTATGTGTAGATGGCGGAATTTTAGTAAAGGTACTCTACAGACAAAATGGAACAGCCACGCTTGTGAGCTTAAATCCAAAATATCCGCCAATAATAATAAAATCTTCCGAGATCCCATCTTATATTTTGGGAAAGGTTATATTGATAATTAAGAAAGTAAAATGA
- a CDS encoding fibronectin type III domain-containing protein has protein sequence MKNYALLIVFSIVLALILSSCLKFVPPKPQIPTNLKVISYTSNTISISWSEDNSSNNVSFEVWHSMDGSDFTLAATTSSDNYTDINLSPNTMYYYKVRAHNDGGYSNFSNVISQKTKDVSPIAPSNLYVSSYSTNTITLSWNDNSNNETGFEIWRSLDGYSFSKIKDLSANTTSYTDIGLSPDTTYYYKVRAYNDVGYSSYSNMAYQTTDTVITIPTAPTNLKVTGSDSDSISLRWDDNSDNEDGFKIYRSSSYYGTYSLIGTNIDDDNYYTDKGLDSNTTYYYKVTAYNSAGESSYSNIVSGTTSAPSYAHAKILQTNSYVDSIGYLNVIGVVQNDGTENLKYVEIDATFYDKNNNVVGSNFTYTYMDILTPGQKSPFDVFISKPANYDHYKLSLSYEETTDEPFQGLKIQGVTHHTDNYGYYYIDGEVKNTNTTKAKYVEVVATLYDSTGKIVYAKFTYTNSDISYGQTSSFEVIVNTSEVPGNIVSFDLQVQASD, from the coding sequence GTGAAAAATTATGCTTTGCTTATAGTTTTTAGCATCGTACTGGCATTAATTCTTTCCAGCTGTTTGAAATTTGTTCCTCCAAAACCTCAAATACCCACGAATCTAAAAGTTATTTCTTACACATCTAATACAATATCTATTTCATGGTCAGAAGACAATTCAAGTAATAATGTTTCATTTGAAGTATGGCATTCAATGGATGGAAGCGATTTTACTTTAGCAGCCACTACATCTTCTGATAATTATACAGATATCAATCTCTCTCCAAATACAATGTACTACTATAAAGTAAGAGCTCATAACGACGGAGGATATTCAAATTTTTCAAATGTAATATCACAGAAAACAAAAGATGTTTCTCCTATTGCTCCATCTAATCTTTATGTAAGTTCTTATTCAACTAATACAATAACTCTTTCGTGGAATGATAACTCAAACAATGAAACTGGATTTGAAATATGGAGATCATTGGATGGTTATTCTTTCTCAAAAATAAAGGATTTGAGCGCTAATACCACTTCTTATACAGATATAGGTCTATCACCAGATACAACATATTATTATAAAGTAAGAGCTTATAATGATGTGGGATATTCGAGTTATTCGAATATGGCTTACCAAACAACTGACACTGTTATCACAATTCCAACAGCTCCAACTAATTTAAAAGTTACAGGTTCTGATTCTGATAGTATTAGTCTTAGGTGGGATGATAATTCAGATAATGAAGATGGTTTTAAGATATATCGCTCATCTTCTTATTATGGAACTTATAGCTTGATAGGTACAAATATAGATGATGACAACTATTATACTGATAAAGGTTTAGATTCAAATACAACGTACTATTACAAGGTAACTGCCTATAATTCAGCAGGGGAATCTTCGTACTCCAATATAGTTTCAGGAACCACTTCGGCACCATCTTATGCTCATGCCAAAATATTGCAAACCAATTCTTATGTAGATAGTATTGGGTATCTCAATGTAATTGGCGTTGTTCAAAATGATGGCACAGAAAACTTAAAATATGTAGAAATAGATGCTACGTTCTACGATAAGAATAATAATGTTGTTGGGAGCAATTTTACTTACACATATATGGATATACTCACGCCTGGTCAGAAATCCCCATTTGATGTTTTTATCTCTAAACCTGCAAATTATGATCACTATAAGCTTTCTCTCTCTTATGAGGAAACAACTGATGAACCATTCCAAGGATTGAAAATCCAAGGAGTAACTCATCATACGGATAATTACGGGTATTACTATATTGATGGTGAAGTGAAAAATACAAACACAACTAAAGCAAAATATGTGGAAGTTGTTGCAACGCTCTACGATTCAACAGGCAAAATAGTATATGCCAAGTTTACCTATACAAATTCCGATATATCTTATGGCCAAACATCTTCATTTGAGGTTATAGTAAATACCTCTGAAGTGCCTGGAAATATCGTAAGTTTTGATTTACAAGTCCAAGCTTCAGATTAG